The DNA region CAAGGCAATTGTAAAACCTATCCAGGGCAATATCATCATTGCCGGGATCTACCCCGATGGTTCGCACTTTAGCAGCGCATTTCCGGCTCAATAAGCTTTTTTAAGTGATTTTGCATACGGAAGCTCCAGTCTCTTTTGAGATTGGGGCTTTCTTTTTGTGGGGGTTTAAGGATCAAATGGGCCTTTTGTGGTAATTAACTTACATCGTCCGCTCTTGGCCGCGGGGGCCTTTACTTTACCTTAGATGCAAAGTAACCAAACATCAAGACAAAAAAATGCTTCCTCCCGCGGGCCATACTCCCCGGCCCGCTTTTTTGTCGGGTCAGCGCACTTTTGTTTTGGAGATTATAATAACTTTTTCCCCTAATTAAACCCAACGTCTTCATCTTATTTCTTGACTCTTACCGTCTTGCTTCTTTCCCCTTACTGTCTTGCTTATATCCCTTCCCGTCGGCAATTGAGCGGGCCACTGTTGGTCAGATACAACTAAGGCCTATTACCGGTCAACACACTTAAAACAAATTAATCCCAAAACTCCATCCAACCCAACCACTCCAATTCCTGTTATCACGGATAAAAGAATGGTGCAGGTCTCGCGCATAAGCGTAACCATCAACAGGCGCGCGCTGATCTGAATAAAGAAAATTTAACGACGGCCCTGCGAAAACGGAAAACCTGCGGCTTACTTTATATGTAAAATCAAGGTTGAATTTGTTAAGCTGATTGGTTTTTAACCATGTACCCTGATACAAATAGCTTGAACCAATTTCGGTGTTGATAGCCAAACGTTGTCCCAATCCAAACTCCCTACCGAAGCCTAATCCAAAAGAATATAGTTTGCTGTTGCCATCAACCCGCATAGCGCCCTGCCAAACGGTGTACAGTTTGCTGTTGCCGTTTTTGAAAGCGAGGTTAATGTTTTGTGTTTCGTTTGTGGAGATAGCCAGTTTATGATAACCGCTGTTAACAATATTCAGCAGCCCAATACTAAACCCTGATGAGGTATCGGCAATGTTTACCAGCGCCAATTGCACCCCGGTAAGGTGTTTGGCATAATTGAACAAGCCTGCCACTTGCAAACCACCAAATTTTTGCTGCGCGATATTGCCGATCCCGCCAAGTTGGAGCGCATCAGAATTTTTACCGGCAATATTGCCTATCGCCCCTAACTGAATGCCCCTGACTGATCCGCGGGTATGGTTGTAGAGCGTTGATAATTGCAAACCATTCATGTTTTGTTTTACGCTGTTATGGAGCAGGGCCAGCTGAATGCCCCGCACGTTACCCAGCACGTTATTGTACAAGCCGCCAAGCTGAATGCCATTTACTGAGCCGCCCACCACATTAAAGATCCCGGCTATTTGCACCGCGCCAACATCGCCTTTATCCAAATTGAAAATAATGCCCATTTCAAAGCCATCAACCCCGGCATTATAGCCGCCTACAGCATTGAGGGAAACCACATTTACTACCTGTCCGCCGAAGTTGCCGTG from Mucilaginibacter sp. SJ includes:
- a CDS encoding carboxypeptidase-like regulatory domain-containing protein, which translates into the protein MLYKLHHYLSYAICLLLLSALTAHADSILSKNISVHVTEMRLGTVLKTIEQKGNFYFSYNSNIVKTDSLVTINADNWTIKEVLDHMLRYRFEYRETKNFIILRYAPLQLTIVTDKAATDGDNYNISGTVTDEQTGHNLPNASVYSHEQLQSVLTDKEGHFDMTVRNEGQPITLTISKEFYKDTTVTFLADVNVRSTDTTLKKKRSLLGYILSDDYSGVENTSLGRLFLSTKQQIQAANLGGLIAQAPFQASAIPGVSTHGNFGGQVVNVVSLNAVGGYNAGVDGFEMGIIFNLDKGDVGAVQIAGIFNVVGGSVNGIQLGGLYNNVLGNVRGIQLALLHNSVKQNMNGLQLSTLYNHTRGSVRGIQLGAIGNIAGKNSDALQLGGIGNIAQQKFGGLQVAGLFNYAKHLTGVQLALVNIADTSSGFSIGLLNIVNSGYHKLAISTNETQNINLAFKNGNSKLYTVWQGAMRVDGNSKLYSFGLGFGREFGLGQRLAINTEIGSSYLYQGTWLKTNQLNKFNLDFTYKVSRRFSVFAGPSLNFLYSDQRAPVDGYAYARDLHHSFIRDNRNWSGWVGWSFGINLF